TTTATCTTACGGCATTTCGCTTAGTGTATCTTACTCATGTACTACCCCCACTCTTCTCTTTCTGTCACACCACATGCGCGAGCGCGCGGAGCACAAagttctattatatttttcctgATACACTTTTTttggattttattttttcttatttctgaGGTTTGATATTTTAACTTCAAGATACTAGACCGCCGCCCGAATTTTGTATGTTTTGTATGCTTACAACGctgtaatattatttcttattttagcatgatgtattgtttccttatatacatatatcttattaaaaaaattaaattattaataattaacataattgcagtaatattagaaacattagaaatattagtaattttatttactgtattttataacaatttaaataaatttgaattaacATTAATAGTAGATTTATTTCAGaggattgaaattaaaaaatgttgagTGGTGTGATACTGTACATTatgctatttattatttaatatactcTATCTAAGCCTTcaacttctttctttttgtcgaTATCtccatttataattatagaatttattctTAACATTGTTCTGGGTATTCTGGTAACTGTGAAACAAATAGATGTGTTAAATGGAATAGTTATACAATGTTTTGATTATAGCATTAATTATGATACTGTTCTTACAATTTAACCTCCTAAATTGTTTTCTTGGTTTCATTCTGAAATGAGCTATGGTGTGAGACAAAGTCTTTTGGATTACAGTCGCATTAACTGTCACCAATTCCTTATTCAGTATAGGTCTTCCAATGAGTGTGAAATCTTTACCACCAACCAGTAAtactttttccaattttaattcATCTCCTGGTTGAGGTGGCCAATGACCCTGAATGGCTATAACGTCACTTTCCGTGACTTTAAATTGTGTTCCACATAAGTGTATGACCGCAAATAAGCGGCCAACCGAATTAGTAGCTACTTGTCTGTTAATTTCATTGATCACAtctaaaaagaagaaggaagctataaaattatctaaataatataattaataaattaatatgaaagtacatttcattaatatttctatatttattatatataattaccagCAGctgccttttctttttcttcatcaTAATTTTCAGGTATTTCTTCTTGATAGTTTGGTGCTGGTTTAAACCAAGGTAAACTATATCTGATTGTTGGCCTGCGATAAGCATAACCAGCTACTTCTATCTCCCACAATTTTAAtcctataataaataatgcttcttttgtattttacacaaatttgttatttacttatccttaatcgttaatttttatgttttgctagtatataaatcaatatatagtataatatacaaacatataatattgataatggtaataataataaataatctaatAGGAAAATGTAGTAAtacagtatttatattttataataaacaatCACAGAATGTATAGTTAAAAGAACGATAATTATAAACCATTCAGTATGATgtggtttattaaaaaattactactAACATAACGCATTATGAATTACATCAAACAAATTTCAGGTTATATAACCTAAAGTTTCATACAAACAAAGAAGCGAATCTTATATTACTTTTACGGAAAAAATATTGACAAACCCGGATAATATTGTTTGTTTATCGAAGCAGGAAGAATCCTTCTAATACAGGTATTTGTGGCGAAATTAAATAGCCTGCTGAAACTACCGAGTGCCGCCATGATTTTGACTACTCGCTTTAAATTTGATAACTTAAAAGTTTAAGAATTTAAAAGAACAATATCTAAAATTGTAgacatattttatgaaataagaaaataaatataatagaagaGAATAGAGATGTCTTTCtcaataaatgatataaaaataaaatataattataggaATCCGcggcaaaattttaaatagcaACTtttagtatatacatatatttttatccgaaatatttcttctctgttgaaattagaatatttacataaaagaaATCATCGTTAATGAcacattatacaaatattgtaaGCTATAACGTCTTTTCcgtgaaatttttcatataatacaAGTTGTCAGTGTTATAGTtgatgtataattttaaaataatattttgcacATGTGGAAGAAATGTAGTATTTTTGTTGATTTGGTTGTAGTTCCGGTTGGAACTAGTATGTGAAGAGATGTCGTACATGTTGGCGAACAGTTACTTGTTATGGTTAGCCATTGTGTTTTGAGGCATCGATGACTGTTGAAGTATTATAATCATTCTTAGTGTTCCCAATAATTCGGCCACGTCGAATTATGcagttttataaagaaaagctTCTGTCACCTGGACAACTGAAACGTCTCAGTGAGCATAAGTACAGCTGCACGACAAACAGTCTTTTGGATGGATTTCTTCAACCCTGGTGGGACTGGCTTGTTAGCAAGGTTCCACTTTGGCTTGCACCAAATTTAATCACCATCGTGGGACTGATTGTCAACATCGCGACTACTTTGATTCTTGTATATTATAGTCCAGATGCTAAAACCGAGGTATCGTCTACATAACCTATTTTTCGTACTTACATATCATTTCCTGGATGACAGTGTAAAAGGTTGTGAACTCGAAAATTTGATACATATtcgatataaatgtaaaaaatagaattgtcaacttttacaattttacataaaatcattcgttagaagaaaattttgtatGTAATGGAGTATGACTGTGTATGTGATGTTTGTACAAAAAATCTGTACTTATGAaaacaacatttttttaaatgaaataaatatctatttatcgctttaatatgtagatatagtattactttaatatatagatataatattactttaatattttaggcACCTAGGTGGGCTTGTTTTTTATGTGCACTTGGTTTGTTCATTTATCAAAGTTTAGATGCCATAGATGGCAAACAAGCAAGAAGAACAGGAACTTCGACACCATTGGGTGAATTATTTGATCATGGATGTGACTCCATATCAACCGGTATGTTGCTTAAGTTGATAAACTCATGTGACCTTTAACTTATTATGTTAAAAATCTATATTAGAACTAAATATAGTACCTCTATAAAGTAGTGTAGAAAAAAATctcttttatatcttatattacatgacaatgttaaatttttgtaatcataaatgaaaaattgtgttTTTATTTTGCCAGTTTTTATTGCTCTATCAGCGTGTATAGCAGTACAATTAGGATATTATCCAACATGGATGTTTTTCCAATGCTTCTGTGCCATGACACTTTTTTATTGTGCACATTGGCAGACATATGTTTCAGGTAAGAAGTTTATAGATGTTAATaaggataattttattaaatttatttatttcacaatGTCATTGTTTTTAAATAGGTTCTTTAAGATTTGGCAAAGTGGATGTCACAGAAGCACAATTTACTATTATAATGATTCACCTTATTTCTGCAATTTTTGGGCCACAAG
This genomic stretch from Bombus fervidus isolate BK054 chromosome 9, iyBomFerv1, whole genome shotgun sequence harbors:
- the Mrpl21 gene encoding mitochondrial ribosomal protein L21 encodes the protein MAALGSFSRLFNFATNTCIRRILPASINKQYYPGLKLWEIEVAGYAYRRPTIRYSLPWFKPAPNYQEEIPENYDEEKEKAAADVINEINRQVATNSVGRLFAVIHLCGTQFKVTESDVIAIQGHWPPQPGDELKLEKVLLVGGKDFTLIGRPILNKELVTVNATVIQKTLSHTIAHFRMKPRKQFRRLNFTRIPRTMLRINSIIINGDIDKKKEVEGLDRVY